Proteins encoded together in one Lepus europaeus isolate LE1 chromosome 13, mLepTim1.pri, whole genome shotgun sequence window:
- the GAREM2 gene encoding GRB2-associated and regulator of MAPK protein 2 isoform X1 gives MEKLAAGLAGLRWSMGAFPLDLIVSRCRLPTLACLGPGEYAEGVSERDVLLIHSCRQWTTVTAHTLEEGHYVIGPKIDIPLQYPGKFKLLEQARDVREPVRYFSSVEEVASVFPDRIFVMEAITFSVKVVSGEFSEDSEVYNFTLHAGDELTLMGQAEILCAKSTKERSRFTTLLRRLGRAGALAGVGGGGGGSGGAGTRPIKGKMPCLICMNHRTNESLSLPFQCQGRFSTRSPLELQMQEGEHTVRAIIERVRLPVNVLVPSRPPRNPYDLHPVREGHCYKLVSIISKTVVLGLALRREGPAPLHFLLLTDTPRFALPQGLLAGDPRVERLVRDSASYCRERFDPDEYSTAVREAPAELADDCASPRRARLCLPAPPRTHLPARAPGPPASAADGEQEYVSPDWAGAPAPEPTAAAAPAEIPYEELWAHQAPPGPDLISFGASGPPRRELETPPPVPPKSEAVKEECRLLNAPPVPPRGGSGHLSGSPPVPPRFPKLQPSHSPSSSLSFYSAGVQDGAGSRSGSGSPSPDAYSLYCYPCTWGDCKVGETSSRPPPGPLPSTTQPSQASRTPAEPLSSRAASLLGADATVKSFHGCPPLFKPAHPQKRFAPFGALNPFSGSPYPSGPSAATSSGPPTTSLGPLATSSTAYSPGPVSPAQAYAAAPPPSCPTSSSSSEWQEPALEPVDLFELGQGSSPEPELLRCPEPRAAGAPGPGPCLSPLGATKAFEPEGLVLRQAPTPLSPATLPGPEAGGARLFLGQGRPGSPRDGAVALGGRDASSWQPPADLSALSLEEVSRSLRFIGLSEDVVSFFARERIDGSIFVQLSEDILADDFHLTKLQVKKVMQFIKGWRPKI, from the exons ATGGAGAAGCTGGCGGCCGGGCTGGCCGGCCTGCGCTGGAGCATGGGCGCCTTCCCGCTGGACCTCATCGTCAGCCGCTGCCGCCTGCCCACGCTTGCCTGCCTCGGGCCAG GGGAGTACGCGGAGGGCGTCAGCGAGCGAGACGTCCTGCTCATTCACTCCTGTCGCCAATGGACCACGGTGACAGCCCACACGCTGGAGGAGGGCCACTACGTCATCGGGCCCAAGATTGACATCCCTCTGCAGTAcccag GCAAGTTCAAGCTCCTGGAGCAGGCCCGGGATGTGCGTGAGCCAGTGAGGTACTTCAGCAGCGTGGAGGAGGTGGCCAGTGTCTTCCCGGACCGCATCTTTGTGATGGAAGCCATCACCTTCAGCGTCAAG GTGGTGTCCGGCGAGTTCAGCGAGGACAGCGAGGTGTACAACTTCACGCTGCACGCGGGCGACGAGCTCACCCTCATGGGCCAGGCGGAGATTCTGTGCGCCAAGAGCACCAAGGAGCGCTCGCGCTTCACCACGCTCCTGcgcaggctgggccgggccggggcgctgGCGGGCGTGGGCGGCGGCGGTGGTGGCAGCGGCGGCGCGGGGACACGGCCCATCAAAGGCAAGATGCCCTGCCTCATCTGCATGAACCATCGCACCAACGAGAGCCTGAGCCTGCCCTTCCAGTGCCAGGGCCGTTTCAGCACGCGCAGCCCCCTGGAGCTGCAGATGCAGGAGGGCGAGCACACGGTGCGCGCCATCATCGAGCGCGTGCGGCTGCCGGTGAACGTGCTGGTGCCCAGCCGGCCGCCGCGCAACCCCTACGACCTGCACCCGGTGCGCGAGGGCCACTGCTACAAGCTGGTCAGCATCATCTCCAAGACCgtggtgctggggctggcgctgcgccgcGAAGGCCCGGCGCCGCTGCACTTCCTGCTGCTCACCGACACGCCGCGCTTCGCGCTGCCGCAGGGCCTGCTGGCGGGGGACCCGCGCGTCGAGCGCCTGGTGCGCGACAGCGCCTCCTACTGCCGCGAGCGCTTCGACCCGGACGAGTACTCCACGGCCGTGCGCGAGGCGCCCGCCGAGCTCGCCGACGACTGCGCCAGCCCGCGCCGCGCGCGCCTCTGCCTGCCCGCGCCCCCGCGCACGCACCTGCCCGCCCGCGCCCCCGGTCCGCCCGCGTCCGCCGCCGATGGGGAGCAGGAGTACGTGAGCCCGGACTGGGCTGGCGCGCCCGCGCCCGAGCCCACCGCTGCCGCGGCGCCCGCCGAGATCCCCTACGAGGAGCTGTGGGCGCACCAGGCGCCGCCCGGGCCCGACCTCATCTCCTTCGGAGCCTCCGGGCCGCCGCGTCGGGAGCTCGAGACGCCGCCGCCCGTGCCTCCCAAGTCCGAGGCG GTGAAGGAGGAGTGCCGCCTGCTCAATGCCCCACCTGTGCCTCCCCGCGGTGGCAGCGGCCACCTCTCGGGCAGCCCCCCGGTGCCCCCTCGCTTCCCCAAGCTGCAGCCCAGCCattcacccagctccagcctctcctTCTACTCTGCTGGTGTCCAAGATGG GGCGGGTTCCCGCAGTGGCAGTGGCTCCCCGTCGCCGGATGCCTACTCCCTCTATTGCTACCCGTGCACCTGGGGAGACTGCAAGGTGGGCGAGACCTCCAGCCGCCcgcccccagggcccctgccctccaccacacagcccagccaggcctcccGGACCCCGGCGGAGCCGCTGAGCAGCCGAGCTGCCTCCCTCTTGGGGGCGGATGCCACCGTCAAGAGCTTCCATGGCTGCCCGCCTCTCTTCAAGCCCGCTCATCCCCAGAAACGCTTTGCTCCCTTTGGAGCTCTCAACCCATTCTCGGGTTCTCCCTACCCCTCGGGCCCTTCAGCGGCCACCTCTTCCGGGCCGCCCACCACCTCCTTGGGCCCCCTGGCTACCTCCAGCACTGCCTATTCCCCAGGCCCAGTCTCCCCAGCCCAGGCCTATGCAGCTGCTCCAcccccctcctgccccacctcctcctcctcctctgagtggcaggagccagccctggagcctgtggatCTCTTTGAGCTGGGTCAGGGCAGTTCTCCAGAGCCCGAGCTGCTGCGCTGTCCGGAGCCCCGGGCAGCAGGGGCTCCCGGGCCTGGACCCTGCCTCTCGCCACTCGGCGCCACCAAGGCCTTCGAGCCCGAAGGGTTGGTACTGCGGCAGGCCCCCACCCCACTGTCGCCTGCCACCCTGCCGGGGCCCGAGGCAGGGGGAGCCCGGCTCTTTCTCGGCCAAGGGCGCCCGGGCAGTCCCCGGGATGGAGCTGTGGCCTTGGGAGGCCGGGACGCCTCCTCGTGGCAGCCCCCCGCCGACCTGTCCGCGCTCTCCCTGGAGGAGGTGTCTCGCAGCCTGCGGTTCATAGGGCTCTCGGAGGACGTGGTGAGCTTCTTCGCCCGGGAGCGCATCGACGGGAGCATCTTTGTGCAGCTCAGCGAGGACATCCTGGCGGACGACTTCCACCTCACCAAGCTGCAAGTCAAGAAGGTCATGCAGTTCATCAAGGGCTGGCGGCCCAAGATCTGA
- the GAREM2 gene encoding GRB2-associated and regulator of MAPK protein 2 isoform X2: MHRTPEPGKFKLLEQARDVREPVRYFSSVEEVASVFPDRIFVMEAITFSVKVVSGEFSEDSEVYNFTLHAGDELTLMGQAEILCAKSTKERSRFTTLLRRLGRAGALAGVGGGGGGSGGAGTRPIKGKMPCLICMNHRTNESLSLPFQCQGRFSTRSPLELQMQEGEHTVRAIIERVRLPVNVLVPSRPPRNPYDLHPVREGHCYKLVSIISKTVVLGLALRREGPAPLHFLLLTDTPRFALPQGLLAGDPRVERLVRDSASYCRERFDPDEYSTAVREAPAELADDCASPRRARLCLPAPPRTHLPARAPGPPASAADGEQEYVSPDWAGAPAPEPTAAAAPAEIPYEELWAHQAPPGPDLISFGASGPPRRELETPPPVPPKSEAVKEECRLLNAPPVPPRGGSGHLSGSPPVPPRFPKLQPSHSPSSSLSFYSAGVQDGAGSRSGSGSPSPDAYSLYCYPCTWGDCKEPALEPVDLFELGQGSSPEPELLRCPEPRAAGAPGPGPCLSPLGATKAFEPEGLVLRQAPTPLSPATLPGPEAGGARLFLGQGRPGSPRDGAVALGGRDASSWQPPADLSALSLEEVSRSLRFIGLSEDVVSFFARERIDGSIFVQLSEDILADDFHLTKLQVKKVMQFIKGWRPKI, from the exons ATGCACAGGACGCCAGAAC CAGGCAAGTTCAAGCTCCTGGAGCAGGCCCGGGATGTGCGTGAGCCAGTGAGGTACTTCAGCAGCGTGGAGGAGGTGGCCAGTGTCTTCCCGGACCGCATCTTTGTGATGGAAGCCATCACCTTCAGCGTCAAG GTGGTGTCCGGCGAGTTCAGCGAGGACAGCGAGGTGTACAACTTCACGCTGCACGCGGGCGACGAGCTCACCCTCATGGGCCAGGCGGAGATTCTGTGCGCCAAGAGCACCAAGGAGCGCTCGCGCTTCACCACGCTCCTGcgcaggctgggccgggccggggcgctgGCGGGCGTGGGCGGCGGCGGTGGTGGCAGCGGCGGCGCGGGGACACGGCCCATCAAAGGCAAGATGCCCTGCCTCATCTGCATGAACCATCGCACCAACGAGAGCCTGAGCCTGCCCTTCCAGTGCCAGGGCCGTTTCAGCACGCGCAGCCCCCTGGAGCTGCAGATGCAGGAGGGCGAGCACACGGTGCGCGCCATCATCGAGCGCGTGCGGCTGCCGGTGAACGTGCTGGTGCCCAGCCGGCCGCCGCGCAACCCCTACGACCTGCACCCGGTGCGCGAGGGCCACTGCTACAAGCTGGTCAGCATCATCTCCAAGACCgtggtgctggggctggcgctgcgccgcGAAGGCCCGGCGCCGCTGCACTTCCTGCTGCTCACCGACACGCCGCGCTTCGCGCTGCCGCAGGGCCTGCTGGCGGGGGACCCGCGCGTCGAGCGCCTGGTGCGCGACAGCGCCTCCTACTGCCGCGAGCGCTTCGACCCGGACGAGTACTCCACGGCCGTGCGCGAGGCGCCCGCCGAGCTCGCCGACGACTGCGCCAGCCCGCGCCGCGCGCGCCTCTGCCTGCCCGCGCCCCCGCGCACGCACCTGCCCGCCCGCGCCCCCGGTCCGCCCGCGTCCGCCGCCGATGGGGAGCAGGAGTACGTGAGCCCGGACTGGGCTGGCGCGCCCGCGCCCGAGCCCACCGCTGCCGCGGCGCCCGCCGAGATCCCCTACGAGGAGCTGTGGGCGCACCAGGCGCCGCCCGGGCCCGACCTCATCTCCTTCGGAGCCTCCGGGCCGCCGCGTCGGGAGCTCGAGACGCCGCCGCCCGTGCCTCCCAAGTCCGAGGCG GTGAAGGAGGAGTGCCGCCTGCTCAATGCCCCACCTGTGCCTCCCCGCGGTGGCAGCGGCCACCTCTCGGGCAGCCCCCCGGTGCCCCCTCGCTTCCCCAAGCTGCAGCCCAGCCattcacccagctccagcctctcctTCTACTCTGCTGGTGTCCAAGATGG GGCGGGTTCCCGCAGTGGCAGTGGCTCCCCGTCGCCGGATGCCTACTCCCTCTATTGCTACCCGTGCACCTGGGGAGACTGCAAG gagccagccctggagcctgtggatCTCTTTGAGCTGGGTCAGGGCAGTTCTCCAGAGCCCGAGCTGCTGCGCTGTCCGGAGCCCCGGGCAGCAGGGGCTCCCGGGCCTGGACCCTGCCTCTCGCCACTCGGCGCCACCAAGGCCTTCGAGCCCGAAGGGTTGGTACTGCGGCAGGCCCCCACCCCACTGTCGCCTGCCACCCTGCCGGGGCCCGAGGCAGGGGGAGCCCGGCTCTTTCTCGGCCAAGGGCGCCCGGGCAGTCCCCGGGATGGAGCTGTGGCCTTGGGAGGCCGGGACGCCTCCTCGTGGCAGCCCCCCGCCGACCTGTCCGCGCTCTCCCTGGAGGAGGTGTCTCGCAGCCTGCGGTTCATAGGGCTCTCGGAGGACGTGGTGAGCTTCTTCGCCCGGGAGCGCATCGACGGGAGCATCTTTGTGCAGCTCAGCGAGGACATCCTGGCGGACGACTTCCACCTCACCAAGCTGCAAGTCAAGAAGGTCATGCAGTTCATCAAGGGCTGGCGGCCCAAGATCTGA